In Saccharolobus solfataricus, a genomic segment contains:
- a CDS encoding ABC transporter ATP-binding protein: protein MKFVEIRDLQVTYMGKDKPSIVVDKLDIEEGESVLITGRSGSGKSTLVSVINGVIPHLINAEIKGEVRVFGFDVKSTPIHEISKYVGTLLQDPDTQAFNYTIIDEVAFGVENYMISRDEMIERVEESMKIYGISHLRDREINTLSGGELQRTILASVLAMRPKALILDEPTSNIDPQGTREILELVKTFRSEGISLVLVEHKIERVLPFVDRIIVVEEGKIAVDVRKDEIVDKADFLYSLGLEIPDYMLFLKKNGFRKIDYEYLRKTYTYRPPSRIGGKGEALYASVKVKTKNGIYLINTKISLKQGTITALMGKNGSGKTTLLKVIVGLIDKKRLIVEEEKVIVNGVDLSKTKLVERGKFIAYLPQFFDVMFIKRTVEDEIKFSMKNRGTYDEKRLGEVLKMFSLDAYRKEDPLVLSMGQRRRVAMASVLAGGAKVILMDEPTSGQDWYHRQILGKELLELRDKGYTILVVTHDSRFVDRFADYLLVMNEGKIVLEGKPEEVFIKSLRHGIEPPLEYELGGLIKNEHFS, encoded by the coding sequence GTGAAGTTTGTGGAGATTAGGGATCTCCAAGTAACCTATATGGGAAAAGATAAGCCCAGCATAGTGGTAGATAAGCTTGATATAGAAGAAGGAGAATCCGTTTTAATAACTGGTAGGTCGGGAAGTGGTAAGTCGACGCTAGTAAGTGTAATTAATGGCGTAATTCCACACTTAATTAACGCTGAAATAAAAGGAGAAGTTAGAGTTTTTGGATTTGACGTTAAGAGTACGCCAATACATGAAATATCTAAATATGTGGGTACACTATTACAAGATCCGGATACTCAAGCTTTTAATTATACTATAATAGATGAGGTGGCTTTCGGCGTCGAGAACTATATGATAAGTAGGGATGAGATGATAGAGAGAGTTGAAGAGTCAATGAAGATATATGGCATTTCACACTTAAGGGATAGGGAGATTAATACTTTATCTGGAGGGGAACTTCAAAGAACTATCTTAGCGTCAGTTTTAGCCATGAGACCTAAGGCGTTAATTTTAGATGAGCCAACTTCCAATATAGACCCTCAAGGTACTAGGGAAATTTTAGAACTAGTAAAGACCTTTAGATCTGAGGGAATTAGCCTAGTTTTAGTTGAGCATAAAATAGAGAGAGTATTACCCTTTGTTGATAGAATAATTGTAGTAGAAGAAGGAAAAATTGCTGTAGATGTCAGAAAAGATGAGATTGTGGATAAGGCCGATTTTCTCTACTCTTTGGGTCTTGAAATACCAGATTATATGCTATTTTTAAAGAAAAACGGTTTTAGGAAAATAGATTACGAGTATTTAAGGAAAACTTATACTTATAGACCACCTTCTAGAATTGGGGGAAAAGGAGAAGCGCTATACGCGAGCGTAAAGGTTAAGACGAAAAATGGAATTTATCTGATTAATACTAAAATATCATTAAAACAAGGTACTATAACAGCGTTAATGGGTAAGAATGGCTCTGGAAAAACTACTTTATTGAAGGTAATTGTTGGTTTAATAGACAAGAAGAGGCTGATCGTAGAGGAGGAGAAGGTCATAGTCAACGGTGTAGATTTAAGTAAGACTAAGCTGGTGGAAAGGGGAAAATTCATAGCGTATTTACCTCAGTTCTTTGACGTTATGTTTATAAAGAGAACTGTTGAGGATGAGATTAAGTTCTCAATGAAGAATAGAGGTACATACGACGAGAAGAGGTTAGGAGAGGTTTTGAAGATGTTCTCTCTAGATGCCTATAGGAAGGAAGATCCTTTAGTTCTCTCCATGGGGCAAAGGAGAAGAGTTGCAATGGCCTCAGTACTAGCAGGTGGGGCTAAGGTTATACTAATGGATGAGCCGACAAGTGGACAAGATTGGTATCATAGGCAAATCTTGGGAAAAGAACTCTTAGAATTGAGAGATAAGGGATATACTATACTGGTTGTGACTCATGATTCCAGATTTGTTGATAGATTTGCTGATTATCTGTTAGTAATGAATGAGGGAAAAATCGTATTGGAAGGGAAGCCAGAAGAGGTTTTCATTAAATCACTAAGACATGGCATAGAACCTCCATTAGAATATGAGTTGGGAGGATTGATAAAAAATGAACACTTTAGTTGA
- a CDS encoding energy-coupling factor transporter transmembrane component T family protein, protein MNTLVDQIISWIIVLYGSAVPALFVIFLIGITGLREITRYETGNTFLYKLNPVTKVVLTIVVMTVAATTIWWIGAILTLVLLLSYLTLNDGVRKFGYAFFLALSTILGGTWSIAPYTPPSTLQLAFPSVKQFTVIWTFPSYFQVMGYEQQLTLEALIYGLQTTFRVAPVLLSALLFITTTTGSDIFRMFTKIKIPIAITFSVLVGIRMIPRIFELLDTSVKMQYIRGLGYSRPKIVSSLLIVYAIFEAIIPTMVYLFRGAKNLAISADTRGFRAYPSRTSLVELKFTRVDYYGTAIIAALIIIAIVANLLGFGRTIPYVGL, encoded by the coding sequence ATGAACACTTTAGTTGATCAAATAATAAGTTGGATAATTGTTCTCTACGGATCCGCAGTGCCAGCTTTATTCGTAATTTTCTTGATAGGAATAACAGGTTTAAGGGAAATAACGCGTTATGAGACTGGAAATACGTTTCTATATAAGTTAAACCCCGTTACGAAGGTAGTACTCACAATAGTAGTTATGACTGTAGCTGCTACTACGATATGGTGGATAGGCGCCATATTAACCCTAGTTCTCTTATTATCATATCTTACGCTAAACGATGGAGTAAGGAAATTCGGATATGCGTTTTTCTTAGCGCTTTCAACAATATTGGGTGGAACGTGGAGCATTGCTCCTTACACTCCACCTAGTACACTACAGTTAGCCTTCCCTAGTGTGAAACAGTTTACGGTAATTTGGACATTCCCATCTTATTTCCAAGTAATGGGGTATGAGCAACAATTAACGTTAGAAGCTCTAATTTACGGCCTTCAGACTACCTTTAGAGTAGCTCCAGTATTATTGTCAGCCTTACTGTTCATTACTACAACAACTGGATCCGATATCTTCAGGATGTTCACTAAAATAAAGATACCTATAGCAATTACGTTTTCAGTGTTAGTTGGCATAAGGATGATACCTAGGATATTTGAGCTGTTAGACACTTCAGTGAAGATGCAGTATATAAGAGGTTTAGGGTATAGTAGACCGAAAATAGTTTCTTCACTGTTAATAGTTTACGCGATTTTTGAAGCAATAATACCAACTATGGTGTATTTGTTTAGGGGAGCTAAGAACTTGGCAATTTCAGCTGATACTAGGGGATTTAGAGCTTATCCAAGTAGGACTAGTCTAGTAGAACTTAAGTTTACAAGAGTTGACTACTACGGTACTGCAATAATTGCGGCATTAATAATTATAGCAATTGTAGCTAATTTACTTGGATTTGGGAGAACGATACCATACGTTGGACTTTAA
- a CDS encoding IS5-like element ISC1058 family transposase, producing MGKSKYKRDWSKYDENVITRYKLMFPFYVFEHWWDLLAEENRNARTKYKAPKEFDEFLAFLHIFLPYRAIEGVLRALEQLKIIPTSLDYSTIWKRVRNMKITFPEASDELEVIADATGISTNTGGQYIVAKWGKTRDSKFLKIEIVMDNNEFNVINAEVTSNEVESAVKTVKDLQDKGKKVKKFYGDKTYDANEVYKTGVEVVVPPKKNASTKRGHLARRKAVREFRKLGYDRWREEKGYGVRWRVESLFSAVKRTFGESVRATSFAGQVVEAKLKFWAYAWMVHLANSVVGRAPGIRV from the coding sequence ATGGGAAAGAGTAAGTACAAGAGGGACTGGAGCAAGTACGACGAGAACGTCATTACTAGATATAAGTTGATGTTCCCCTTCTACGTATTCGAACATTGGTGGGACTTATTAGCAGAGGAGAACAGGAACGCTAGGACAAAGTATAAAGCTCCGAAGGAGTTCGACGAATTCCTAGCCTTCCTCCACATCTTCCTACCTTACAGAGCAATAGAAGGAGTATTAAGAGCCTTAGAACAATTGAAGATCATCCCCACAAGCCTCGATTACTCAACAATATGGAAGAGAGTGAGGAACATGAAAATAACCTTCCCCGAGGCAAGTGACGAACTTGAAGTAATTGCAGACGCTACAGGCATTAGCACAAACACGGGAGGACAATACATTGTTGCCAAGTGGGGTAAGACTAGGGATTCAAAATTCCTCAAGATCGAGATAGTAATGGACAATAACGAATTCAACGTGATAAACGCTGAGGTCACTAGCAACGAGGTTGAAAGCGCTGTAAAAACAGTTAAGGATCTTCAAGATAAGGGAAAGAAGGTCAAGAAGTTTTATGGAGATAAGACATATGACGCCAATGAGGTTTACAAGACCGGAGTTGAGGTTGTAGTTCCTCCCAAGAAGAACGCTTCTACTAAAAGGGGCCATCTTGCTAGACGTAAGGCTGTGCGGGAGTTTAGGAAGTTGGGTTATGATCGTTGGAGGGAGGAGAAGGGTTATGGCGTTAGGTGGAGGGTCGAGTCCTTGTTCTCTGCGGTGAAGCGTACTTTTGGGGAATCGGTTAGGGCAACAAGTTTTGCTGGACAAGTAGTTGAGGCTAAGCTCAAGTTCTGGGCTTACGCGTGGATGGTTCACTTGGCGAATTCTGTAGTCGGTAGGGCTCCGGGCATTAGGGTGTAA
- a CDS encoding MFS transporter yields MHSSKHSLIYSAIILVLMTISARATNNMVTTTVPLLAKYSLQLSNSLVGLLSALLFTFNFIATTFINPELNSRVRRRVFVISNVIILFSLPLYYLSNAISIWIISILAGIAFGLVMPNLITAASLANDKKSVERLLSLYSTSLSTSLILGPAIEVYLLTKYDYRDVFLWFIPIAVIGIIISSSIRFPDVKRESSGISVIKNKGLTAAALSITTYNVPFAAFTTFLAILAKDRFNLPNFDAYFVFLPFYIMSFLTRLTMTIRPFENLRMPMLISIIITILGLFGILYAPNYSIFLAVIALLGIPHGSIFPMATIMISRATSIAERNAVNSYFLAYNNLLFLVVPATIGFVSEIVGLSLSISALIIPVAITAVAFFKMFWNDNIMVKRYFVDLFNLSH; encoded by the coding sequence ATGCACAGCTCAAAACATTCATTGATTTACTCGGCCATAATTCTTGTACTAATGACAATCTCAGCCAGAGCTACAAATAACATGGTTACTACAACGGTTCCATTATTAGCAAAGTATAGTCTTCAACTATCTAACTCTCTGGTTGGACTTTTATCGGCATTACTATTTACCTTCAATTTTATCGCCACAACATTTATTAATCCTGAACTTAATTCGAGGGTAAGAAGGAGAGTATTTGTAATTTCCAATGTTATAATTTTATTTTCGTTACCACTCTATTATCTGTCTAACGCAATATCAATATGGATAATCTCAATCTTAGCCGGAATCGCATTCGGTTTAGTAATGCCTAACCTAATAACAGCAGCGAGTTTGGCAAATGATAAGAAATCAGTTGAGAGGCTACTATCCCTGTACTCAACTAGCCTTAGTACCAGTTTGATTCTAGGTCCTGCAATTGAAGTCTATTTACTAACTAAATACGACTATAGGGATGTATTCTTATGGTTTATTCCAATAGCAGTTATAGGCATTATAATTTCATCGAGTATTAGATTCCCAGATGTTAAGAGAGAAAGTAGTGGGATTTCAGTGATTAAAAATAAGGGTCTAACAGCTGCTGCACTATCAATTACCACGTATAATGTGCCATTCGCAGCATTTACCACATTCTTGGCAATATTGGCAAAGGATAGATTCAACTTACCTAATTTCGATGCCTACTTTGTCTTTTTGCCATTCTATATAATGTCTTTCTTAACTAGACTTACGATGACCATAAGACCTTTCGAAAACCTCAGAATGCCAATGTTAATTTCTATCATTATAACAATTTTGGGGTTATTTGGAATCCTATACGCCCCAAATTACTCTATTTTCTTAGCAGTTATAGCACTACTGGGAATACCTCACGGTTCAATATTTCCTATGGCTACCATAATGATAAGTAGGGCTACAAGTATAGCTGAGAGGAATGCAGTAAATTCCTATTTCTTAGCTTATAACAATTTATTGTTCTTAGTAGTACCAGCTACAATTGGATTTGTATCAGAGATAGTTGGATTATCACTCTCCATTTCAGCCCTAATAATACCAGTTGCCATTACTGCAGTAGCTTTCTTCAAGATGTTTTGGAATGATAATATTATGGTTAAGAGATACTTTGTTGATTTGTTCAATTTGTCTCATTAA
- a CDS encoding DEAD/DEAH box helicase has translation MIRISIALLDHQEQLPNMFENLSEDLRKALNEAGYIKPTRVQEVVIPELMNGKSVIVQAKTGSGKTAAYVIPILERNSTALILSPTRELATQILDEIKKLGKYKQIDVSLIIGGMSYDDQRQSKIVVGTPGRLLDLWSKGKIDFSGYDFVIVDEADRMLDMGFIDDIRMILNHCNAKIAGFFSATIPDEIMTLAKEFSKDLREIVLDEYKPVEEVKQKFVKVRNDWNDKVSKLLEEINGEKILVFARTRDRARKLYYLLKGKGVNVGLLSGDMPQSVRLKNFYGFKKGKYNVLVATDLASRGIDIIDVNKVINFDIPRDVETYIHRVGRTGRMGRVGQAITFYTFREADMIKRINNLLAI, from the coding sequence ATGATTCGAATAAGCATAGCTTTATTAGACCATCAAGAGCAGTTACCCAATATGTTTGAAAATTTAAGTGAAGATCTAAGAAAGGCTTTGAATGAAGCCGGTTACATTAAACCTACCAGAGTCCAAGAAGTTGTTATTCCAGAATTGATGAACGGTAAAAGTGTAATAGTTCAAGCTAAGACCGGATCTGGTAAGACTGCAGCGTATGTTATTCCAATTTTAGAAAGAAATAGTACCGCTTTAATTTTATCGCCTACTAGAGAATTAGCAACGCAAATTCTAGATGAGATAAAGAAACTAGGAAAATATAAACAAATTGACGTTAGCTTGATAATAGGTGGGATGAGTTACGACGATCAAAGACAATCCAAAATAGTCGTTGGTACCCCAGGAAGACTTTTGGATCTGTGGAGTAAGGGCAAGATTGACTTCTCTGGTTACGATTTCGTTATAGTTGACGAAGCGGATAGAATGCTGGATATGGGTTTTATAGATGACATTAGAATGATATTGAATCATTGTAATGCTAAAATTGCAGGGTTCTTCTCAGCTACAATACCAGATGAAATTATGACCCTTGCCAAAGAGTTCTCCAAGGATCTTAGAGAGATCGTATTGGATGAATATAAACCGGTAGAGGAGGTTAAACAGAAATTCGTGAAGGTTAGGAATGATTGGAATGATAAAGTATCGAAATTACTGGAGGAAATAAACGGTGAGAAAATTCTGGTATTCGCTAGGACTAGGGATAGGGCTAGGAAACTATACTATCTGTTAAAAGGGAAGGGAGTAAATGTGGGACTTTTAAGTGGAGATATGCCTCAGAGCGTTAGATTAAAGAACTTTTACGGGTTCAAAAAGGGAAAGTACAATGTTCTAGTTGCAACTGATTTGGCTTCTAGAGGAATTGATATAATAGATGTTAACAAGGTAATAAATTTCGATATTCCCAGAGACGTGGAGACTTACATACATAGAGTAGGAAGGACTGGTAGAATGGGAAGAGTGGGTCAAGCAATAACGTTCTATACGTTCAGAGAAGCTGACATGATTAAAAGAATCAATAACTTACTTGCAATTTAG
- a CDS encoding thermopsin family protease, with the protein MLRNTLLILLLLLPTPLLAISLPTGVVAYDGPIFTNQVLGYVNITSLQAYNASGSKFGVPPYGASLQLNVMLQVNTSNEEYYFWLQNVADFITNESKMFFSENIWNSTTPLAGINNVIGKGEIYSTSDLFSHSSYYAYGTYYIKYDFPFSFYLIVNESHNNQGVYVSFGYVILQNGNITPPNPTFYDTVFIPVNNLTSASIIIANQTTPNLNLGIITYLGSYLDAELVWGGFGNGASTTFLNMSSYLALLYMKNGKWVPFSQVYNYGSDTAESTNNLRVTIAKNGDAYVTIGKQNPGLLTTNFNPSIPGFLYLNISSKIPFLVNNIISRTFSGYVSAPIKLGFFMNYSINSSSFAVLNGNYPSLIEPNVSWFKILNIIPNYTYYYLVRVNSSIPVIGTINGKQITLNDTNWFAQGTQIKIVNYTYYNGSDERYVISSILPSLSFNISSPLNVTINTIKQYRVIINSDLPTYLNDKRVNGSIWINTGTIVKLSASIPFYEVGRFIGTYNLTLGGTIVVNKPIVEKLQLSINNLLLEITAIIIVIVIIMLILRKRR; encoded by the coding sequence GTGCTAAGGAATACATTACTAATCCTCCTTTTGCTCTTACCAACACCATTACTGGCCATTTCATTACCAACTGGAGTAGTAGCTTATGACGGTCCTATATTCACAAATCAAGTATTAGGTTACGTGAATATAACATCACTTCAGGCTTATAATGCATCTGGTTCAAAATTTGGAGTTCCACCTTATGGTGCTTCGCTGCAATTAAACGTCATGCTACAAGTGAATACTAGCAATGAGGAGTACTATTTTTGGCTACAAAATGTAGCAGATTTCATTACAAATGAGAGCAAGATGTTCTTTAGTGAAAATATTTGGAACTCAACTACTCCATTAGCTGGAATAAATAACGTAATTGGCAAGGGTGAAATATACTCCACCTCAGACCTTTTCTCTCATTCTTCATACTACGCTTACGGCACTTATTATATTAAATACGATTTCCCATTTTCGTTTTACCTTATAGTAAATGAAAGCCATAATAATCAAGGAGTATATGTTAGTTTCGGTTACGTTATTCTTCAGAACGGAAATATAACTCCACCCAATCCAACGTTTTACGATACAGTTTTCATCCCAGTTAATAATTTGACCTCTGCCTCAATTATAATAGCTAATCAGACTACTCCTAATTTAAACTTAGGTATTATAACATATTTGGGAAGCTACTTAGATGCTGAATTGGTATGGGGAGGATTTGGAAATGGTGCATCTACAACGTTCTTAAACATGTCCTCTTATCTAGCATTACTGTACATGAAAAACGGTAAATGGGTCCCATTTTCACAAGTATATAATTACGGGAGTGACACAGCAGAGTCCACTAATAATTTACGTGTTACCATAGCAAAAAATGGAGATGCATACGTTACAATAGGAAAGCAGAATCCAGGATTGTTAACTACTAACTTTAACCCTTCAATCCCTGGTTTCTTATACTTGAATATTAGTAGTAAAATACCGTTTCTAGTTAATAACATCATTTCACGTACTTTCTCTGGTTACGTTTCAGCCCCAATTAAATTAGGCTTCTTTATGAATTATTCCATTAACTCATCCTCCTTTGCAGTCCTCAATGGAAACTATCCTAGCTTAATAGAACCTAACGTCAGTTGGTTCAAGATTTTGAACATTATCCCTAACTACACATATTACTACTTGGTGAGAGTAAACTCATCTATTCCAGTTATTGGCACGATAAATGGTAAACAAATTACCTTAAATGATACAAATTGGTTTGCCCAAGGTACTCAAATCAAAATAGTTAATTACACGTATTATAATGGTAGCGATGAGAGGTATGTTATTTCATCAATTTTACCATCGCTATCGTTTAACATTAGCTCGCCTTTAAACGTTACCATAAACACTATAAAACAATATCGAGTTATAATAAACTCCGATTTGCCAACATACTTAAATGATAAAAGGGTAAATGGAAGCATATGGATTAACACTGGTACAATTGTTAAATTAAGTGCAAGTATCCCCTTTTATGAAGTGGGAAGGTTTATCGGGACTTATAACTTAACACTAGGAGGGACCATAGTAGTGAATAAACCGATAGTTGAAAAATTGCAATTATCTATTAATAATTTACTATTAGAAATAACGGCTATAATAATAGTAATAGTTATTATCATGTTAATACTGAGAAAGAGAAGATAA
- a CDS encoding metal-dependent hydrolase, with protein sequence MNLHTHIILALAFGLIFFHNDITLAVLVGIGAAIPDLDREYVLTKRKIFAKYQLHRALFHNIFFALAMVYLNFYLGLGIFLHMALDLLTSPTDRGVELFFPLGRLVKNYELDYDGNIRKSRGIMWYLEDPMRIINKTADPGLKEVVKMPWIRIYGPFKNSRLVDWMIFYSSFVFIQLYELNHLAEWWKIFLYTVFVKFTFIVIGIVLFYFTGELWRRRLQFQNLNSKLKYVILGVMALGLSLILFQGINLYSPMKPIINFNTLVLIIVSMLVGLFLAYIHVRLRFKKVTL encoded by the coding sequence ATGAATTTACACACTCACATAATATTAGCCTTGGCATTTGGGCTAATTTTCTTCCACAATGACATAACCTTAGCTGTGTTAGTAGGGATTGGAGCGGCAATACCTGACCTGGATAGGGAATATGTATTAACTAAGAGGAAAATATTTGCAAAATATCAACTACACAGAGCTCTCTTCCATAACATCTTTTTCGCTCTTGCAATGGTCTATTTAAACTTTTACTTAGGATTGGGAATATTTCTTCATATGGCTTTGGATCTACTTACATCACCTACGGATAGGGGTGTAGAATTGTTTTTCCCTTTAGGTAGATTGGTTAAAAATTATGAACTGGACTACGACGGTAATATAAGGAAAAGCAGGGGGATAATGTGGTATCTTGAAGATCCAATGAGAATAATAAATAAGACGGCAGATCCTGGGTTGAAAGAAGTAGTTAAGATGCCTTGGATCAGAATTTATGGTCCCTTTAAAAACAGTAGACTAGTTGATTGGATGATATTCTATTCTTCTTTCGTGTTCATCCAATTATATGAGTTAAATCATCTTGCTGAATGGTGGAAAATATTTCTATACACTGTGTTTGTAAAATTTACCTTTATTGTAATCGGAATAGTGCTATTTTACTTCACAGGAGAATTATGGAGAAGAAGATTGCAGTTTCAAAATTTAAATAGTAAATTGAAATATGTAATACTTGGCGTAATGGCTTTAGGCCTATCACTCATTCTATTTCAAGGTATAAATCTGTATTCGCCCATGAAACCCATAATCAATTTCAATACATTAGTTCTTATAATAGTCTCAATGCTTGTTGGGTTATTTTTGGCTTATATTCACGTAAGACTTAGGTTTAAAAAAGTCACGCTATAA
- a CDS encoding MFS transporter produces MKEETKVSIAAMIGIAFEFYDFLIFGFVAGILANLFFPSGNKIVSLLDTFAVFATGFAGRPLGAIVFGHLGDKIGRKYTLIITMTLMGLSSLFTGLLPGYAILGVLAPTLLTILRLLQGFSLGGEFGGGITLSAEFAEPGKRAFYTGIAQMAQGIGPLMATGLIFVFSSIMLPSAFASIGWRILFIIGAFIAVIGVMIRLKISESPVFKKVKEKNEISHFPLVDAFRIYWKRILLGLGFIIGGTTMTYATSVFASSYLENVIGVPARLVSLALTIGYIVEAISILLFAMLADKVGRKPLMVATAVGLLILVYPYFLLISTGQFSLILLAQIMYSVIGSMSTGAYATALTELFPTKVRYTALSFDYHVGVAVFGGTTPFIASYLIYATGYKLAPVYWGIAGMILTLIAYLLYKETKGTVFEGQEVLKR; encoded by the coding sequence ATGAAGGAAGAAACAAAAGTTTCAATCGCAGCAATGATAGGTATAGCATTCGAATTCTATGATTTTTTGATATTCGGATTCGTAGCTGGCATCTTGGCTAACTTATTCTTCCCATCTGGAAATAAAATAGTGTCGCTTCTTGACACGTTTGCAGTATTTGCTACAGGCTTTGCTGGTAGACCGCTGGGAGCAATAGTGTTTGGTCATCTAGGTGATAAGATAGGAAGGAAATATACATTAATAATTACTATGACATTAATGGGGCTATCGTCATTATTTACGGGTTTATTACCAGGTTACGCTATATTAGGTGTTTTAGCACCCACGTTGCTGACGATTTTGAGATTACTTCAAGGATTTTCACTAGGAGGCGAATTTGGAGGAGGAATTACTCTCTCAGCGGAATTTGCAGAACCTGGGAAAAGAGCTTTTTATACCGGAATTGCTCAAATGGCCCAAGGTATAGGCCCGCTAATGGCTACTGGATTAATATTCGTCTTTAGTAGTATTATGTTACCTAGTGCTTTCGCATCTATTGGTTGGAGAATACTTTTCATAATTGGCGCATTTATCGCAGTAATAGGAGTCATGATAAGACTAAAAATTTCTGAATCACCAGTATTCAAAAAAGTTAAGGAGAAGAATGAGATTTCTCATTTTCCACTAGTTGATGCTTTCAGAATTTATTGGAAAAGGATACTATTGGGTTTAGGATTCATAATAGGTGGTACTACAATGACATATGCTACTAGTGTTTTCGCATCATCATATTTAGAAAATGTGATAGGAGTACCTGCACGACTCGTTTCATTAGCCTTGACTATAGGATACATCGTTGAGGCAATATCTATACTCTTGTTCGCAATGTTGGCTGATAAAGTAGGGAGAAAGCCATTAATGGTTGCAACTGCAGTAGGTTTATTAATCCTCGTATACCCGTATTTCTTATTAATCTCTACTGGCCAATTCTCACTAATATTGTTAGCTCAAATAATGTACTCCGTTATAGGTTCAATGTCAACTGGTGCATATGCAACTGCCTTAACTGAGTTATTCCCAACCAAAGTAAGATATACAGCCTTATCCTTCGACTACCATGTGGGAGTTGCGGTATTTGGAGGAACCACGCCATTCATTGCAAGCTATCTGATTTACGCTACTGGTTATAAATTAGCACCTGTTTATTGGGGAATAGCTGGAATGATCTTAACATTAATAGCTTATTTATTGTATAAAGAAACTAAAGGAACAGTATTTGAGGGACAAGAAGTATTGAAAAGATAA